A window of Amycolatopsis australiensis contains these coding sequences:
- a CDS encoding ADP-ribosylglycohydrolase family protein, giving the protein MNARDRALGAFTGLAVGDALGMPTQSMSRAAIAAAYGPVTGLLTAVAEQPVAPSMPAGSVTDDTEQAVLLARLLIDGRGTVDPHVFADALLIWEADMVRRGSADLLGPSTKRALSRLQDGVPADEAGRSGTTNGAAMRVTPVGIATPSDDLHRLVDAVVATARVTHNTSLGIASAVAVAAAVSAGVDGASLPEALDAGERAAVVGGDRGHWVPGGEIAARIAWARGWVRGMAPDAVADAVARVIGTSVAAQESVVAAFALAEALGDDPPAALRLAAGLGGDTDTVAAICGAMLGAAHGVGAFPADVVDTVRTVNDLELGPLVDQLLELRRR; this is encoded by the coding sequence GTGAACGCGCGGGACCGGGCGCTCGGCGCGTTCACCGGGCTGGCCGTCGGCGACGCGCTCGGGATGCCGACGCAGTCGATGTCCCGCGCCGCGATCGCCGCCGCCTACGGGCCGGTCACCGGCCTGCTCACCGCCGTCGCCGAGCAGCCGGTCGCGCCGTCGATGCCGGCCGGCTCGGTCACCGACGACACCGAGCAGGCCGTTCTCCTGGCGCGCCTGCTCATCGACGGCCGCGGCACCGTCGACCCGCACGTCTTCGCCGACGCGCTGCTGATCTGGGAGGCCGACATGGTCCGCCGCGGCTCCGCGGACCTGCTCGGGCCGTCGACGAAACGCGCGCTTTCCCGGCTGCAGGACGGCGTCCCCGCCGACGAGGCCGGCCGCAGCGGGACCACCAACGGCGCCGCCATGCGCGTCACGCCGGTCGGTATCGCGACACCTTCGGATGATCTGCACCGCCTGGTCGACGCCGTCGTCGCGACCGCGCGCGTCACGCACAACACCAGCCTCGGCATCGCCTCGGCCGTCGCCGTCGCGGCCGCCGTGTCCGCCGGCGTCGACGGCGCGAGCCTGCCCGAAGCGCTCGACGCCGGTGAGCGGGCCGCGGTCGTGGGCGGCGACCGCGGGCACTGGGTGCCCGGCGGGGAGATCGCCGCCCGGATCGCCTGGGCGCGCGGCTGGGTGCGGGGCATGGCGCCGGATGCCGTCGCGGACGCGGTCGCGCGCGTGATCGGCACGTCCGTCGCGGCGCAGGAGTCCGTCGTGGCCGCGTTCGCGCTGGCCGAAGCCCTGGGCGACGACCCGCCCGCGGCGCTGCGGCTGGCCGCCGGGCTGGGCGGCGACACCGACACCGTCGCCGCGATCTGCGGGGCGATGCTCGGTGCCGCACACGGCGTCGGCGCGTTTCCCGCTGACGTCGTCGACACCGTCCGCACCGTGAACGACCTCGAACTCGGCCCGCTGGTCGACCAGCTCCTCGAGCTGCGCCGCCGGTGA
- a CDS encoding PfkB family carbohydrate kinase, with protein MTGRLVHTGQVVLDLVMAVPALPPRGGDVLASSTDLLPGGGFNVMAAAARSGARVLYVGSHGTGPFGDLARAALAAEGIELAHEPAPGLDTGVVVTLVDGVGERTFATGTGAEGRLTADSLGKVVPKYDDVVYVTGYSLLHETNRAALLGWLPRLPGSRVLFDPGPLVADIHRGDLHAILSTVDILSCSAREAEVLGQLPPVAVVRDGAKGCRLHEHGRITDVPGFPADAVDTNGAGDTHCGVLAAELLRGTTLLDAAVRANAAAALSVTRRGPATAPRRKEIDRLLTKDRP; from the coding sequence GTGACCGGGCGGCTGGTGCACACCGGGCAGGTCGTCCTCGACCTGGTCATGGCGGTACCGGCCCTGCCGCCGCGGGGCGGCGACGTCCTCGCGTCGTCGACGGACCTGTTGCCCGGCGGCGGGTTCAACGTGATGGCCGCGGCCGCGCGGTCCGGCGCCCGCGTCCTCTACGTGGGCAGCCACGGCACCGGCCCCTTCGGGGACCTCGCGCGGGCGGCGCTGGCCGCGGAAGGCATCGAGCTAGCCCACGAACCGGCGCCGGGACTGGACACCGGCGTCGTCGTCACGCTGGTCGATGGGGTCGGTGAGCGGACCTTCGCGACCGGGACGGGCGCCGAAGGACGGCTGACGGCCGATTCGCTCGGCAAAGTCGTCCCAAAGTACGACGACGTGGTGTACGTGACGGGTTACAGTCTGTTGCACGAGACCAATCGCGCGGCTCTCCTCGGGTGGCTTCCCCGGCTGCCCGGCTCGAGGGTCCTGTTCGATCCCGGCCCGCTCGTGGCCGACATCCACCGAGGAGACCTCCATGCCATTCTGTCCACAGTAGACATCCTGAGCTGCAGCGCCCGCGAAGCCGAGGTGCTCGGGCAGCTCCCGCCGGTCGCCGTCGTCCGCGATGGCGCGAAGGGATGCCGGCTCCACGAACACGGCCGGATCACCGACGTACCGGGCTTCCCGGCCGACGCGGTGGACACCAACGGCGCCGGTGACACGCACTGCGGCGTGCTGGCCGCGGAGCTGTTGCGCGGCACCACGCTCCTCGACGCCGCCGTGCGCGCCAACGCGGCGGCCGCGCTCTCCGTGACCCGCCGCGGCCCGGCCACCGCGCCGCGCCGGAAGGAGATCGACCGCCTACTCACCAAGGACCGGCCATGA
- a CDS encoding GntR family transcriptional regulator, giving the protein MYSKRQRLVGDLSELIRSGRLAHGERLPGEHQLALQYQVSRGTVRSALSELQQLELISTQAGVGSFVTFDGVQLDQRIGWAQALADAGAPVTTELIGIETVEDRALEEEFGEPAYVAVRRLRRERGRGISLETATVPATGPLADLPETGLRDGSLTKTLEAAGRVSVGGDQWISTERLDACAAELLGRSIGELFLRAARTSVDIEGRLVERVVSLLDPDRFQFHLTFGHR; this is encoded by the coding sequence ATGTACAGCAAGCGGCAGCGGCTCGTCGGCGACCTCTCCGAGCTGATCCGCTCCGGCCGCCTCGCCCACGGCGAACGCCTCCCGGGGGAGCACCAGCTCGCCCTGCAGTACCAGGTCAGCCGCGGCACCGTCCGCAGCGCCCTCTCCGAGCTGCAGCAGCTCGAGCTCATCTCCACCCAGGCCGGCGTCGGCTCGTTCGTCACCTTCGACGGCGTCCAGCTCGACCAGCGGATCGGCTGGGCCCAGGCCCTCGCCGACGCCGGCGCTCCCGTCACCACCGAGCTCATCGGCATCGAGACGGTCGAAGACCGCGCCCTCGAAGAGGAGTTCGGCGAGCCGGCCTACGTCGCCGTGCGGCGGCTGCGGCGCGAGCGCGGCCGCGGGATCTCGCTCGAAACCGCCACCGTGCCCGCCACCGGACCGCTCGCCGACCTGCCGGAAACCGGCCTGCGGGACGGCTCGCTCACCAAGACGCTCGAAGCCGCCGGCCGCGTCTCGGTCGGCGGTGACCAGTGGATCAGCACCGAACGGCTCGACGCCTGCGCGGCCGAACTGCTCGGCCGCAGCATCGGCGAGCTGTTCCTCCGCGCCGCGCGCACCTCGGTCGACATCGAGGGCAGGCTCGTCGAACGCGTCGTCAGCCTGCTGGACCCCGACCGGTTCCAGTTCCACCTCACCTTCGGGCACCGGTGA
- a CDS encoding VC0807 family protein → MTNSGSPLKSLAIDIAVPIGVYYGLHALGVSVFLSLALSGAVPLGRTLHQFAKDRTLNGLALVVLVTNVVGMLLTFVTGDARMMIAKDSVGSGITGLVILASACTAAPIMTKTIQPFLTRGKAENEAAWDRLSGTAEFRRIMRRTSVIWGAGFVLESAARVVGAFTLPVETMVWLSTVIFVGAFAIMMVAGGKVAERAGKLIAADAERTLVAA, encoded by the coding sequence ATGACGAACTCCGGTTCCCCGCTCAAGTCGCTCGCCATCGACATCGCCGTTCCCATCGGCGTCTACTACGGGCTCCACGCGCTCGGCGTGAGCGTCTTCCTCTCGCTCGCCCTCAGCGGTGCCGTCCCGCTCGGCCGGACGCTCCACCAGTTCGCCAAGGACCGCACGCTCAACGGCCTCGCGCTGGTCGTGCTCGTCACCAACGTCGTCGGCATGCTGCTGACCTTCGTGACCGGCGACGCCCGGATGATGATCGCCAAGGACTCCGTCGGCAGCGGCATCACCGGGCTCGTCATCCTCGCCTCCGCGTGCACCGCGGCGCCGATCATGACCAAGACGATCCAGCCGTTCCTCACCCGCGGCAAAGCGGAAAACGAAGCCGCGTGGGACCGGCTGAGCGGCACCGCGGAGTTCCGGCGGATCATGCGCCGCACCAGCGTCATCTGGGGCGCCGGGTTCGTGCTCGAGTCCGCCGCCCGCGTCGTCGGCGCCTTCACGCTGCCCGTCGAAACCATGGTGTGGCTGAGCACCGTCATCTTCGTGGGTGCCTTCGCGATCATGATGGTCGCCGGCGGGAAGGTGGCCGAGCGGGCGGGCAAGCTGATCGCCGCCGACGCCGAACGGACCCTCGTCGCCGCTTGA